One genomic window of Ktedonobacteraceae bacterium includes the following:
- a CDS encoding FtsX-like permease family protein, which produces MARSTKPGQHSISLSPVTSTVELALWRWRQHWFLLLMTGLGIVAAVMIVCAVPLFSEVMLTAGLRNTLTATPTSSEMTLEVDSAGLSTDGVNQIGQQVLPVVPQFLKSYLSGPPEREITTPNFGFISPPEDGNLVSLEAFSMHESASHLSIVQGRLPQTTSQDVEVAITPETAKELHVGVGSVITIQLSYYTQPAVISIAKGSLFQSGIPLAFKLHVVGLFNVKAGDPYWNGEDFQPYAPDNGPSFYYILASDQQLLSTFQQMARSHSVDQVFFSKPSHIYWYYHLAPARISINQLNTLIKQLAATKAFIANNFGDPAMILQSPFMQTVQLSGSVFSTSSTPSSLERFRSQMALANLPSSILALQVILLLLFFVSMMAQLLVDRQAEGIAVLRSRGASNWQVLGSLITQSIVLSLIALIVGPPLAIVAVYFIALRLLPSAIQNAINVISNAPLQALLDIRAYAIITALAAIVAMIFFLYRASRMNVVSAGRRRSLLQRLNLDVIAIIIALAGYGVSLYLGNVQGLLSAQTQALISTPLALIGPIFLLLAVVLLFIRFFPILLRLGSNLAMRMRGAAPMLALAHMARAPRQAVRMTLLLALATAFTIFTLVFVASQDQRSLDIAAYQTGSDFSGNFRLDMNILPLAQQTALYKHIPGVTSASVGYTADASVVQGLSELTAPSIPIEIRAVDPSTFAQTMIWTPVDSSQSLSSLMTQLLAQRGNAIRTTAVPAIVDAYTWNRLGLHVGATFSVNNSATPGDNLHYIAIAEVQHIPTVTDTSAGGVLVDYASLSAVQFQVNRSYLTLNQIWLRTSDDPVSLASVRAALTGGYLQLDNLVDRRMLAGALHSDPLFLDLIGVLILGASAALLLAVAGNLMASWLSVRTRLTNFALLRALGTAPRQIARVLLWEQGIVYAAALLLGIFFGALLAVTVVPALVFTSITPGTFISNNDFYALQQIIPVQLVVPVSLGIAFLVLIAILIVALVMMMSVILHRSMSQVLRLSEDGRMDFLSREEELVIARSTAGQNNHRRPRRSLTPSLLTLTLWRLRQVRFLLLLTCVGITAAVVIVCAVPLFSTVTTTAGLRTSLTATPTTSEITLDTTTQGLSTGIVQNIQQQFAPIIQHDLANYLGSSTAFTVQGSGFTVVSPAPVKGAYTLNLFGTSIQQAASHINLVQGRLPQAASGEIETILTPETAQSLHVTVGSVITLRPDYYTDTQEMFGGPHRVGALQLHIVGLFNVIPDSFWHGQDFLPVSQDSQTSYTLLVPGTSFLAALDSIAAAHNSNVVFSPQTYELTWRYYLDPSRVNIYQLSNLSEQLYHLQSDIAAKAGPIQNQAQTNGVIVYPYMLQVSLYNPVPNTYQLPATLLQYNNRVAVVNVPIDILSLQIIVLILFFVSLMAGLLVERQTAAIAMLRSRGATTRQVYGFLVMQSIGVGIIALILGPILALIAIVLISQRMLPPAQQDAITLLTAHPISAILGVAWYAVVAVLVAILTMALLLRRAATMDVLALRRETARTTQVPFWQRYRLDVIAAVIALIGYGISLYITGIGSLLDSRAQVLVATPLALVAPIFLLIGLILLFLRFFPYLLAWGATITGRNRGAVSMLALAQVARAPRQVVRMTMLLALATAFAIFTLVFSASQIQYSRDIAAYETGADFSGDLPTSVHVTSLQNITAKYSGIPGVLSATAGYVGEATSSGIAPATTVDIRAVDSSTFANTAIWTSQDSSEPLSSLMAKLAAERQYGVSSAGDVPVIADANAMNRLNLQIGTTFTLQVGSGDFSNLNFVVIDQVQHIPTVNDNTTLGAAGDYVPPAGILVDYMTYSSIYDTQIVAAGGLNSGSLLPINHVWLRAMDDAHSLAQVRAALNTPTLHLDNLNDRYALESTLSNDPLYLDLIIILVIGAITALLLAVIGDLLTSWLNVRTRLTNFAVLRALGASPGQVAGVLTWEQAIVYIAALVLGVVFGALLSLTVVPTLIFTGAPANMTNIDEFYALQHIIPAHIVVPLSLDIVFIVLIIVCIVALGMMARVVLSPSMSQTLRLSED; this is translated from the coding sequence ATGGCTCGCTCGACAAAACCTGGACAGCACTCTATCAGTCTCTCACCGGTAACCTCTACAGTAGAACTGGCGCTCTGGCGCTGGCGGCAGCACTGGTTTTTGCTGCTGATGACAGGGTTGGGGATAGTGGCCGCCGTCATGATTGTCTGCGCCGTTCCCCTCTTTTCCGAAGTCATGCTCACCGCCGGATTGCGCAATACGCTGACCGCGACCCCAACAAGTTCGGAAATGACGCTGGAGGTTGACTCCGCGGGCTTATCTACGGATGGTGTCAACCAGATCGGCCAGCAGGTGCTGCCTGTCGTGCCACAATTCCTGAAAAGCTATCTGAGCGGCCCACCGGAACGCGAGATTACTACCCCTAATTTTGGATTTATCTCTCCCCCAGAGGATGGCAACCTGGTCTCACTCGAAGCATTCTCTATGCATGAATCGGCTTCTCATCTTTCGATAGTACAGGGACGGCTGCCTCAGACAACGAGCCAGGATGTCGAGGTGGCAATCACACCGGAAACTGCTAAAGAACTGCACGTGGGCGTCGGCTCCGTAATCACTATTCAGCTCTCCTACTACACGCAGCCAGCGGTTATCAGTATTGCTAAAGGTTCGCTCTTCCAGAGTGGTATACCCCTGGCGTTCAAGCTGCACGTGGTCGGCCTCTTCAACGTCAAAGCCGGCGATCCTTACTGGAATGGTGAGGATTTTCAACCCTACGCGCCTGATAATGGGCCGTCCTTTTACTACATCCTTGCTTCCGATCAGCAGTTACTGAGTACATTTCAGCAAATGGCGCGGAGCCATTCAGTTGACCAGGTATTTTTCTCGAAGCCTTCGCATATTTACTGGTATTATCACCTGGCTCCTGCGCGGATTTCCATCAACCAGCTCAATACGCTCATCAAGCAACTGGCCGCTACCAAAGCCTTTATCGCGAATAACTTCGGCGACCCTGCGATGATCCTGCAATCTCCTTTTATGCAGACTGTTCAGCTAAGCGGCTCGGTTTTCAGTACTTCCAGCACTCCCAGCAGCTTAGAGCGCTTTCGCAGTCAAATGGCCCTGGCAAATCTGCCCTCTTCTATCCTCGCTTTGCAGGTAATCCTGCTGCTGCTCTTCTTTGTCAGCATGATGGCGCAATTGCTCGTCGACCGGCAGGCCGAGGGGATCGCGGTTCTGCGCAGCCGTGGGGCGAGCAACTGGCAGGTACTCGGTTCGCTCATTACGCAGAGTATTGTGTTAAGCCTGATCGCGCTCATCGTTGGACCACCGCTTGCCATTGTCGCTGTCTATTTCATTGCCCTGCGCCTGCTGCCGTCGGCGATACAAAATGCCATCAATGTTATCTCTAATGCTCCTCTCCAGGCCTTGCTGGATATTCGCGCATATGCCATCATCACAGCGCTTGCTGCCATCGTTGCCATGATCTTCTTCCTGTATCGCGCGTCTCGTATGAATGTTGTCAGCGCGGGGCGAAGGCGCTCGTTATTGCAGCGCCTGAATCTGGATGTGATCGCTATCATCATTGCGCTGGCCGGATATGGTGTCTCGCTCTATCTTGGCAATGTGCAAGGGTTGCTTAGCGCCCAGACACAGGCCCTGATCTCCACGCCTCTGGCCTTGATTGGCCCCATCTTCCTCTTGCTCGCCGTAGTGCTGCTCTTCATACGTTTCTTCCCAATCCTGTTGCGGCTGGGATCGAATCTCGCCATGCGTATGCGGGGCGCGGCGCCCATGCTGGCGCTGGCGCATATGGCCCGCGCTCCTCGCCAGGCTGTACGTATGACGCTGCTACTCGCGCTTGCCACGGCATTTACCATCTTTACCCTGGTATTTGTCGCCTCGCAGGATCAACGCAGCCTGGATATCGCTGCATATCAGACAGGCTCAGATTTCAGCGGCAACTTTCGCCTGGATATGAATATTCTTCCGCTGGCCCAACAAACAGCGCTTTATAAGCATATACCCGGCGTCACCTCGGCCTCTGTTGGCTATACAGCAGATGCGTCAGTAGTCCAGGGCCTCTCAGAGTTGACGGCTCCGAGCATTCCAATTGAGATTCGCGCGGTCGATCCCTCGACCTTTGCCCAGACTATGATCTGGACTCCGGTGGACTCGTCGCAGTCCCTCTCGTCTTTGATGACGCAACTCCTGGCCCAGCGCGGGAATGCCATAAGGACAACAGCAGTACCAGCCATCGTCGATGCGTACACCTGGAATCGCCTTGGCCTGCACGTCGGAGCAACTTTTTCGGTCAATAACAGCGCGACTCCCGGCGATAACCTGCACTACATCGCTATCGCCGAGGTGCAGCATATCCCGACCGTCACCGATACTTCCGCCGGAGGTGTGCTGGTCGATTACGCCAGCCTGTCCGCGGTGCAGTTCCAGGTCAATCGCTCCTATCTCACGCTGAATCAAATCTGGCTGCGAACGAGCGATGATCCCGTGTCATTGGCAAGCGTGCGAGCCGCTCTGACCGGCGGCTATTTGCAACTCGATAACCTGGTTGATCGCCGCATGCTGGCCGGCGCTCTACATTCCGATCCACTCTTTCTGGATTTGATAGGCGTGCTTATCCTGGGCGCAAGCGCTGCGCTCTTGTTAGCGGTTGCCGGCAATTTAATGGCGTCCTGGTTGAGCGTGCGCACGCGCCTGACCAACTTCGCGCTACTGCGAGCGCTGGGAACCGCTCCGAGACAAATTGCCCGCGTTTTGCTGTGGGAACAGGGCATCGTCTATGCCGCCGCACTTCTGTTGGGCATCTTTTTTGGCGCCCTGCTTGCTGTCACAGTGGTGCCGGCCCTGGTCTTTACCAGTATCACGCCCGGAACCTTTATCAGCAATAACGACTTTTACGCGCTTCAGCAGATCATACCGGTGCAGCTCGTTGTCCCTGTTTCGCTAGGCATAGCATTTCTGGTGCTGATCGCGATCCTCATTGTAGCGCTTGTGATGATGATGAGCGTCATTTTACATCGCTCAATGAGCCAGGTGCTGCGTTTGAGCGAGGATGGGCGCATGGATTTCCTATCGCGAGAAGAGGAACTGGTGATCGCGCGTTCAACGGCCGGGCAAAATAACCATCGTCGCCCCCGACGCTCATTGACTCCATCCCTGTTGACGCTCACGCTGTGGCGATTGCGCCAGGTGCGCTTTCTGCTCTTGCTGACGTGCGTTGGTATCACTGCTGCCGTCGTGATTGTCTGCGCTGTGCCGCTCTTTTCAACCGTCACTACGACCGCCGGTTTGCGCACCTCTCTTACAGCCACTCCAACTACCTCAGAAATCACGCTTGATACCACTACGCAGGGATTATCAACGGGCATCGTGCAGAACATACAACAACAGTTTGCGCCCATCATCCAGCACGACCTGGCGAACTATCTCGGCTCGTCCACGGCATTTACTGTGCAGGGATCGGGCTTCACGGTTGTTTCGCCTGCTCCGGTTAAGGGGGCTTATACGCTGAATCTTTTTGGCACTTCGATTCAGCAGGCCGCTTCTCATATCAACTTAGTCCAGGGACGGCTTCCTCAAGCCGCGAGTGGTGAGATTGAAACCATACTGACGCCTGAAACGGCGCAGAGCCTGCATGTCACCGTTGGATCGGTAATCACGCTGCGTCCCGATTACTATACGGATACGCAGGAGATGTTCGGCGGTCCTCACCGGGTTGGCGCGCTTCAGCTACACATCGTCGGACTCTTCAACGTCATTCCCGATTCCTTCTGGCATGGTCAGGATTTCCTGCCGGTCAGCCAGGATTCACAGACCTCGTATACGCTGCTGGTGCCGGGTACATCGTTCCTGGCGGCGCTTGATTCGATTGCCGCCGCGCACAATTCAAATGTCGTCTTCTCGCCCCAGACATATGAGTTGACCTGGCGTTACTATCTTGATCCCTCGCGGGTAAACATCTATCAATTGAGTAACCTGTCGGAACAGCTTTACCATTTGCAGTCCGATATCGCGGCGAAGGCCGGGCCTATACAGAATCAAGCCCAGACAAATGGGGTGATCGTCTACCCTTATATGTTGCAGGTGAGCCTTTACAATCCCGTACCCAATACATATCAATTGCCCGCGACGCTGCTGCAATACAACAACCGTGTCGCGGTGGTAAATGTTCCTATCGATATTCTTTCCCTGCAGATCATCGTACTGATTCTCTTCTTTGTCAGTTTGATGGCCGGTTTGCTGGTCGAACGGCAGACCGCGGCCATCGCTATGCTGCGCAGCCGTGGGGCGACGACGCGCCAGGTCTATGGCTTCCTGGTCATGCAGAGCATAGGCGTTGGTATTATTGCGCTCATCCTTGGGCCTATCCTCGCGCTTATCGCCATTGTCCTGATCTCGCAGCGCATGTTGCCGCCGGCCCAGCAGGATGCTATTACGCTGCTTACAGCTCATCCCATTTCGGCCATTCTGGGGGTCGCGTGGTATGCAGTCGTGGCGGTGCTGGTTGCTATTCTGACCATGGCTCTCCTGCTCAGGCGAGCCGCGACGATGGATGTACTGGCGCTGCGGCGAGAAACAGCCCGCACAACTCAAGTCCCTTTCTGGCAGCGTTACCGGCTCGATGTTATAGCCGCCGTGATTGCTTTGATTGGCTATGGTATCTCGCTGTACATTACCGGCATTGGATCGCTGCTTGATAGCCGTGCCCAGGTGCTGGTTGCGACGCCGCTGGCGCTGGTTGCTCCCATCTTCCTGCTGATCGGGCTTATCCTGCTTTTCTTGCGCTTCTTTCCTTATCTGTTGGCGTGGGGAGCAACTATTACCGGTCGCAATCGCGGCGCCGTCTCCATGCTTGCTCTAGCGCAGGTAGCGCGCGCTCCTCGCCAGGTGGTACGCATGACGATGCTGCTTGCTCTGGCAACTGCTTTTGCCATCTTCACGCTGGTCTTTTCCGCGTCCCAGATTCAGTACAGCCGTGATATTGCGGCCTACGAAACAGGTGCGGATTTCAGCGGCGATCTCCCTACTTCTGTTCATGTGACCTCATTGCAGAATATTACGGCAAAATACTCCGGCATACCAGGCGTTCTGTCTGCCACAGCGGGCTATGTGGGGGAAGCAACTTCATCTGGAATAGCGCCTGCCACGACAGTTGATATTCGCGCCGTCGATAGCAGCACGTTTGCGAACACCGCTATCTGGACCTCTCAGGATTCGAGCGAACCTCTCTCTTCATTGATGGCAAAGCTCGCTGCTGAGCGGCAATATGGCGTCAGCAGTGCTGGCGATGTTCCGGTGATTGCCGATGCCAATGCCATGAACAGGCTGAATCTTCAGATCGGGACTACCTTCACGTTGCAGGTGGGTTCTGGGGATTTCTCCAACCTGAACTTCGTCGTCATTGACCAGGTGCAGCATATTCCGACCGTCAATGACAACACCACCCTTGGGGCAGCAGGAGATTATGTGCCGCCAGCAGGTATTCTGGTCGATTATATGACATATTCTAGCATTTACGATACGCAGATTGTCGCGGCAGGCGGCTTGAATAGCGGTAGCTTGCTTCCGATCAATCATGTCTGGTTGCGTGCAATGGACGATGCACATTCGCTGGCGCAGGTGCGCGCTGCGCTTAACACTCCGACACTGCACCTCGACAATCTGAATGATCGCTACGCGCTCGAAAGCACGTTAAGCAATGACCCACTTTACCTTGATCTTATCATTATACTGGTAATAGGGGCGATTACTGCCCTGTTGCTGGCCGTGATCGGCGACTTGCTCACTTCGTGGCTCAATGTTCGCACACGTTTAACCAATTTTGCCGTCTTGCGCGCTCTAGGGGCCTCGCCGGGCCAGGTTGCCGGCGTCCTGACATGGGAACAGGCGATTGTCTACATTGCCGCGCTGGTGCTGGGAGTCGTTTTCGGCGCGTTACTCTCATTGACGGTCGTCCCAACGCTCATCTTTACCGGCGCGCCCGCCAATATGACGAATATCGATGAATTTTATGCTCTCCAGCACATCATTCCGGCGCACATCGTCGTACCGCTCTCGCTCGACATCGTCTTCATCGTGCTGATAATCGTCTGTATTGTTGCCCTGGGCATGATGGCGCGTGTGGTCTTAAGTCCTTCAATGAGCCAGACATTGCGGCTGAGCGAGGACTGA
- a CDS encoding ABC transporter permease subunit, protein MEAISAGVLLLLIVCVVVITGLSIRNLYDQSGAAKCVLPTVQCFQSLANFNSQAMTKAFGSSTFYNLFSILLLALPPLVGVFLGAPAGAQELEQGTYRLVWTQGVSWYRWLITKISLLSIATLCAFTFLFVLLSWWSQPLSNVLTTIWPFYDVRGIVLPAYALFSFVLGFAVGILLRRTVPAMAIALVVFIVVRILIEVFWRPYFLPPLHFDYSISSPSAQIPAQSWIIAQETIDRHSNVVPDSATAVCNSTVSASDLAACFDRYGFRFRTVYQPENRFWLFQGFETGIYLLLTVGFFVLSYWWMKHKII, encoded by the coding sequence ATGGAAGCAATCAGTGCAGGAGTATTGCTTTTACTCATTGTGTGCGTCGTCGTGATAACTGGCCTCAGCATCAGAAACCTCTATGATCAATCCGGTGCAGCAAAGTGTGTTTTACCTACCGTGCAATGCTTTCAATCGCTGGCAAATTTTAATAGTCAGGCTATGACGAAAGCCTTTGGAAGCTCAACGTTTTATAATCTTTTCTCTATTTTGTTACTTGCTCTACCACCACTGGTTGGTGTATTTCTTGGCGCTCCAGCGGGAGCGCAAGAATTGGAACAGGGAACTTATCGTTTAGTCTGGACGCAAGGCGTTTCCTGGTATCGCTGGCTTATCACAAAGATTAGTTTACTTTCCATTGCAACACTTTGTGCTTTTACGTTCCTGTTTGTCCTATTATCCTGGTGGAGCCAGCCCTTGAGCAACGTATTAACCACCATCTGGCCTTTCTATGATGTTCGGGGAATAGTTCTTCCTGCCTATGCACTTTTCTCATTTGTCCTGGGTTTCGCTGTAGGTATACTCCTACGAAGAACTGTTCCGGCAATGGCTATCGCCCTGGTGGTCTTTATTGTAGTGCGAATCTTGATAGAGGTCTTCTGGCGTCCATATTTTTTACCACCGCTGCATTTCGATTATTCAATTAGCTCCCCTAGCGCACAGATTCCTGCTCAGTCATGGATAATAGCACAGGAAACAATCGATCGTCACAGTAATGTTGTACCAGATTCGGCTACTGCTGTATGTAACTCGACGGTGTCCGCATCAGATCTTGCAGCGTGCTTTGATAGGTATGGTTTTCGGTTCAGGACGGTGTATCAGCCTGAAAATCGCTTCTGGCTCTTTCAGGGTTTTGAAACTGGTATCTATCTGCTCTTAACTGTTGGATTCTTCGTCCTGTCGTACTGGTGGATGAAGCATAAAATTATATGA
- a CDS encoding RNA polymerase sigma factor — protein sequence MAQSLPPDSTGTEPVETLESARAGDQKAFTQLFERYNAPICKYLAHLVGNDEVGRDLAQETFIRAWKGLPKLQGEIAFRPWLYRIATNVARSYLKREQLIGLLPWADHEKETSHHVLKVAGPEERAIEQECITRILAMLSPQSRSCLLLQHVAGFSQREIAAVLGISEKSVSAYVSRGREQFRLEYRRLKGVPLR from the coding sequence ATGGCGCAGTCGTTGCCCCCTGATTCTACCGGTACAGAACCGGTAGAGACACTGGAATCTGCACGTGCAGGAGATCAGAAGGCCTTCACGCAATTATTTGAACGCTATAACGCTCCTATTTGTAAATATCTTGCGCACCTTGTGGGCAATGACGAGGTGGGACGTGATCTTGCCCAGGAGACGTTTATCCGTGCCTGGAAAGGGCTGCCGAAGTTACAGGGAGAGATCGCCTTTCGTCCCTGGCTCTATCGCATTGCCACGAATGTTGCCCGTTCGTATCTCAAGCGCGAGCAGTTGATAGGTTTATTGCCCTGGGCCGACCACGAAAAGGAAACCTCTCATCACGTTTTGAAGGTCGCGGGGCCAGAGGAGCGGGCTATAGAGCAGGAATGTATTACCAGGATTCTGGCAATGCTCTCACCGCAGAGCCGGTCGTGCCTGCTCTTACAGCATGTTGCCGGTTTCTCGCAACGCGAAATTGCCGCCGTGCTGGGCATCAGTGAGAAGAGTGTCAGCGCATATGTCAGCCGCGGGCGCGAGCAGTTTCGCCTTGAATACCGGCGCTTGAAAGGAGTGCCTTTACGATGA
- a CDS encoding ABC transporter ATP-binding protein, with translation MISSVACNGLGKRYGYSWALQDCTLSLPVERVIGLVGPNGAGKTTLLHLIVGLLAPSTGSLKVFGVDPQKQPEQILSKVGFVAQEHPLLKSFTVEDMLTFGRKMNAHWDSNFAMKRLKQLNIPLHQKTGKLSGGQQAQVALILALAKNPELLILDEPVASLDPLARREFQQLLLEIVADGNFTVVMSSHIVADLERFCDYLVILSTSHVQVASDVDQLLQSHKLLIGPREQAESLMKNAAVLEVTHGERQSKIMVRDYSSRLDGLWKVQDVSMEDIVLAYLAQSRMDRQVHTHNKEEVLE, from the coding sequence ATGATTTCATCAGTAGCATGCAACGGTCTAGGTAAGCGCTATGGGTATTCCTGGGCATTACAGGACTGCACGTTAAGTTTACCGGTGGAACGTGTAATTGGTCTGGTAGGACCCAATGGTGCAGGAAAAACAACGTTACTCCATTTGATTGTAGGACTATTAGCACCCAGTACAGGCAGTCTTAAAGTATTCGGCGTTGACCCTCAGAAGCAGCCCGAACAAATCCTCAGTAAAGTCGGCTTTGTTGCACAGGAGCATCCACTACTAAAATCTTTTACCGTAGAAGATATGTTGACGTTTGGTCGCAAGATGAATGCCCATTGGGATAGTAATTTTGCTATGAAACGACTAAAACAATTGAACATCCCACTCCATCAAAAGACCGGCAAACTTTCAGGAGGTCAACAAGCGCAGGTCGCGTTGATTCTGGCCTTAGCCAAAAACCCTGAATTACTCATTCTGGATGAACCAGTCGCCAGCCTCGATCCCTTAGCCCGTCGTGAATTTCAGCAGTTATTGTTGGAGATAGTAGCTGATGGTAATTTCACAGTGGTTATGTCCTCACACATTGTAGCCGACCTGGAACGCTTCTGCGACTATCTTGTTATTCTATCAACCTCACATGTCCAGGTAGCGAGTGATGTGGATCAATTATTGCAATCTCACAAATTATTGATCGGGCCACGCGAACAGGCGGAGTCTCTCATGAAAAATGCTGCTGTGCTTGAGGTCACCCACGGAGAACGTCAGAGCAAGATAATGGTACGTGATTATAGTTCCAGGCTAGATGGCCTCTGGAAAGTGCAAGACGTATCTATGGAAGATATTGTCTTAGCCTACCTGGCACAGTCAAGGATGGATAGACAGGTTCATACTCATAATAAAGAGGAGGTGTTAGAATGA
- a CDS encoding C39 family peptidase produces MPMLLIPLLAVSLIITLVGLLLSPKPRARSQRPPSYSAMRGRRRDPVDTEPVRARRYRASTEEPALLSLSMAALWGRATGRDIGESLPWKVIIIGLVAIFILGFYSLNLLLPHPASFGPTWFLSQDASAAQQTPGSEPTYNVSQKLVRISQLDPSQYNSTQEYNTWAYSACSAASMTEVINAYGHHYRITDILKVESQLGAITPQLGLLRDSGIAETVAKFGFKTVWGYNRSLAQVIAIANQGEPVIVDFPPSKYPDGHLLVVTGGNSSSVYLADSSIFNRHAISHQQFMQWWGGFSAIVTPK; encoded by the coding sequence ATGCCCATGCTCCTGATTCCGTTGCTCGCGGTTTCCCTGATCATTACCCTGGTCGGATTGCTGCTTTCCCCTAAACCACGAGCGCGTAGTCAACGTCCACCATCATATTCTGCGATGCGCGGCAGGCGGCGTGATCCAGTTGATACTGAACCGGTGCGCGCACGGCGTTATAGAGCTTCTACTGAGGAACCGGCCTTATTGAGCCTGTCAATGGCGGCGCTATGGGGACGTGCCACGGGCCGCGATATAGGCGAGTCTCTGCCCTGGAAAGTCATTATCATTGGCCTCGTCGCCATTTTTATACTTGGCTTTTACTCTTTGAACCTCCTGCTGCCTCATCCCGCCTCTTTCGGGCCGACGTGGTTCCTTTCGCAAGATGCTTCCGCGGCACAGCAAACTCCTGGGAGCGAGCCCACCTATAATGTCTCACAGAAGCTCGTTCGTATAAGCCAGCTTGACCCATCTCAATACAACTCTACACAGGAATATAATACCTGGGCCTATTCTGCCTGCTCCGCGGCGTCAATGACAGAAGTAATCAATGCCTATGGACATCATTATCGCATCACGGATATCTTGAAGGTTGAATCCCAATTAGGCGCTATTACGCCGCAATTGGGGCTATTGAGAGATTCAGGTATTGCGGAAACGGTCGCGAAATTTGGTTTCAAGACCGTTTGGGGCTACAATCGTAGTCTTGCCCAGGTGATAGCGATTGCCAACCAGGGAGAACCCGTCATCGTGGATTTCCCACCTTCTAAATATCCAGATGGCCACCTTCTGGTGGTGACGGGTGGAAATAGTTCCAGTGTCTATTTAGCCGATTCCTCGATCTTTAATCGCCATGCAATCTCTCACCAGCAATTTATGCAATGGTGGGGTGGATTTTCCGCGATAGTTACGCCGAAGTAA
- a CDS encoding GntR family transcriptional regulator yields the protein MQIVQQVRYALRLGYLQPGDRLPTIREVVAKLAINPNTVFKAYRQLEMEGLITSHPGLGTFVLHGLEKPLSASLEVLRQELSSWLDKAEATGLDQESIRALFLSTIQRKKVRM from the coding sequence ATGCAAATAGTGCAACAAGTAAGGTATGCTCTACGGCTTGGCTATTTGCAGCCGGGAGATCGATTGCCAACCATACGTGAAGTCGTCGCGAAACTTGCTATTAATCCGAATACAGTCTTTAAAGCTTATCGGCAACTTGAAATGGAAGGGTTGATAACATCACATCCAGGATTAGGAACTTTTGTACTACACGGGCTGGAGAAGCCCTTATCGGCATCCCTTGAAGTTCTTCGTCAAGAATTATCTAGTTGGCTAGATAAAGCTGAAGCAACTGGACTGGATCAGGAAAGCATTCGAGCACTTTTCTTGAGTACGATTCAACGAAAAAAAGTGAGGATGTAA